One Arctopsyche grandis isolate Sample6627 unplaced genomic scaffold, ASM5162203v2 HiC_scaffold_773, whole genome shotgun sequence DNA window includes the following coding sequences:
- the LOC143922184 gene encoding uncharacterized protein LOC143922184, translating into MRKVLSQEVIPSHYDIFVNVEKDSFNGSVTMHLTAAEPVTLFRFNSKSLQLSELRILKDSAEISCSFVEKEEFVTVTLASQIQGNFILSVLYNAPYSSSMEGFYKSKYNENDLFSTKFEPTHARKAFPCFDQPNMKATFSISVQAPDGMIVLSNNSLKEQKGNLYIFNTTPKMSTYIVAYVVGKLDYIEDKSTIPIRVYADVSEKHWGQFALDVAVKCLAFYEEYFSIKYPLPKLDMIAIPSFASGAMENWGLITYRKTSLLFDETSTSIRSKKNIAITVCHELAHMWFGNLVTMEWWSDLWLNEGFATWAATLAISNSIQDIFPCDPWTNFINDAMNSGMEMDSIKSTHKIGIEVEDFAEIGQIFDAISYNKGASVIRMLENWLGNETFRLGLVHYLNKFKYKNAETYDLWDSLSYVANLSNKGKEIDVTAVIDPWIQREGFPFIKVEDFGEKLRLTQQRSIIEYVIVGYVEDSDHNEQILKFLESLKSEVATGSTVKKVQDYLVISKNIREKYDSQDSFLTEI; encoded by the exons ATGAGGAAAGTTTTATCACAAGAAGTTATACCTTCGCATTATGACATTTTTGTTAACGTAGAGAAAGACTCATTCAATGGATCAGTAACAATGCATCTTACAGCGGCAGAGCCAGTGACACTGTTCAGATTTAATAGTAAAAGTTTACAACTCTCCGAGTTAAGAATTTTAAAAGATAGCGCGGAAATATCTTGTTCTTTTGTAGAAAAAGAAGAGTTTGTTACTGTTACACTTGCCTCACAAATACAAGGAAACTTTATTCTATCTGTCCTTTACAATGCTCCATACTCTTCATCTATGGAAGGGTTTTATAAAAGCAAATACAATGAAAATGATTTGTTTTCAACAAAATTTGAGCCCACACATGCAAGAAAAGCTTTTCCTTGTTTTGATCAGCCTAATATGAAAGCCACGTTTTCTATATCTGTCCAAGCACCAGATGGTATGATTGTGCTTTCGAACAACTCGCTTAAAGAGCAAAAAGGCAATCTTTACATCTTCAATACAACGCCTAAAATGTCCACTTACATAGTCGCCTATGTTGTTGGAAAACTTGATTACATTGAAGACAAGTCGACTATTCCTATACGAGTCTATGCAGATGTTTCTGAGAAGCATTGGGGGCAATTTGCTTTAGATGTGGCAGTTAAATGTCTTGCATTTTATGAAGAATATTTCAGTATAAAATACCCACTTCCTAAATTGGATATGATAGCCATACCATCATTTGCTTCTGGGGCTATGGAGAACTGGGGGTTAATAACTTACCGTAAAACATCTTTGTTATTTGATGAAACCTCTACTTCTATAAGATCAAAAAAGAATATCGCCATTACTGTCTGCCATGAGCTTGCTCACATGTGGTTTGGCAACCTTGTAACAATGGAGTGGTGGTCTGATTTATGGCTTAATGAAGGCTTTGCAACTTGGGCAGCGACACTTGCTATATCTAATTCAATACAAGATATTTTTCCATGCGATCCTTggacaaattttattaatgatgCAATGAATTCTGGTATGGAAATGGATAGCATTAAATCAACTCATAAGATTGGTATTGAAGTGGAGGATTTCGCAGAAATTGGTCAAATTTTTGACGCAATTTCTTACAACAAAGGTGCCTCTGTTATACGTATGCTTGAGAATTGGTTAGGAAATGAAACTTTTAGACTTGGTCTtgttcattatttaaacaaatttaaatataaaaatgcagaGACTTATGATTTATGGGACTCATTGTCATATGTAGCCAATTTATCAAATAAAGGTAAAGAAATCGATGTAACAGCAGTAATTGATCCTTGGATACAAAGAGAAGGCTTCCCATTTATTAAAGTAGAGGATTTTGGAGAAAAACTTCGGCTTACACAACAAAG ATCGATTATAGAATATGTAATTGTGGGCTATGTGGAGGATTCTGATCATAATGAACaaattcttaaatttctcgAGTCTTTGAAATCTGAAGTTGCAACGGGTTCTACTGTTAAAAAAGTCCAAGATTATCTTGTCATTTCAAAGAATATCAGGGAAAAATATGATTca CAAGACTCTTTCTTAACTGAAATCTAG